The sequence GCGCGGGTGAAGACGGCGGGAAAGCCGTATTGCCGGATGAAGGTTTGGAGATGCAGGTCACACGCCGCGCGCGATGCGGCATAAGGCGTGCTGGGATTGAAAGGCGCATCCTCCCGCACATCGCCGGAACAACTGCCGTAAACCTCGGGGGTCGAAACATGGACGTATTTTTTCAGACCCGAAATTTTGCGCAGTCCGTCATGGAGCCGCACATTGGCCACGACATTGGTCTGATACCAATGATCCGGATGCTCCCAGCTTTCGGCCACCATGCTCTGGGCGGCGAAGTTGACAACATACGGCGCACCGAATTCCGAAATCGCATCGAGCAACTCCTTCGTGTGCAGGTTGAGATCGAGTTGCGCGAAGCGGAAACGCGACAATTCCTCCGGCGTCCGCTGCCAGCGATACGGGAGAAAAACCGTATGCGCTTCAACCGAGCGGCTGGTGCCCACGACTTCCCAACCCTCGCGCAGGCAGTGCGAGACAAAGCTCGCTCCCGAGAAGGAGTTGCTGCCGATGACGACGATGCGCTTGGTGTCACTCATTGGCCGGCGTCATTGTCGGATTTTCGGGCAACATGGACAGCGGAGCGGAGCCAGCGCGGAACCGGCCCTGCTCAAGGCGCAGCAGACGATACCAGAGTTCTTCGAGACGGTTGCGGTAGGTGCCGGAGTTTCGCTGCCAACTGATACCCACGGCTAATTCGAGATGCTTGCGCTGCGTTTCCGAAACATCGGTCCGCGCAGCGGAATCAGGGGCTATCCCTTCGACCGGCGCGCCAAGCTTCACAAGGCGTTCCATGTGACGGGTGCGATCTTGGAGCGCCTCTCCGAGAATTTGCGCGATCGTGGCCGCGGTGGAGTAGATGTCCCTGCTGTCGAGGTTGACTTTGTCTCCCTCAATGCGGAACTGCGACTGCAGGCCGGAGAGTGTCTCGGCACTGTAGCCCGTGGTTCCGGTCTCAAGCGGCGCGAGAATCGGATCGATAAAAGGCATGAGCTGATTGGACGGAGCCTCACCCGCCAGCGGAGCAGGAGCGCTGCGCTGATGATGCAAAAACGCGCCGAAACCAAGCGCCACCAAGGCAAGCAAGGCGAGCACCCACAACCAAGCGGACGTGTTGCGGTCCGGCGACTCACGAAGCGGCTCGTCGAAGCGCGCGGCGTCCTCGAACGACGAAGAACGACGACGGCGGCGACGGGAGGAATTCCGCTGCCGGGCATCACCCGGGCGGCGGCGCGAAGACCCGCGGTCGGGATCGGGGCGCGAAGGCTCGCTGACGTCGTCGAAAATCATGGGCAAGTCGCCGCATCCGGACAAGCTGCCGCCCTTGGTCGCGGGGAAGATTCCCCCGACCCGCCAAGCGCGACTTGTCCTGACTGCGCGATAATTTTTCTATGTTCCCGCCACGGACCGGCCCGAAAGCGGATGAACTTTTCCGGCGACCACACGGTCGAGAGTCACTTCCACCTCGCGTTGCGTCCCCAGCAAATCAAGCAAAACGGCGACGCGCTCTTTGGCCGGCATCACCCGCGTGACCACGGCCCGCAGGCCTTTGAAAGCGCCGTCCAGCAACGTGACCTCGTCACCGGCGGCAATGACGGGAGAAACTTCGATCACCTCGTTGTCGCGCACGTAGTGCCGCAACTCGGCGACCACGTCTTCCGGAACAACAGCCGGCTCGCCGCCGAATCCGACAATCTTGGTGACGCCCATGGCTGAGGCCACGAGACGGTAGTGCGTGCGGTAGGGAAATTTGCCGAAGATGTATCCCGGAAAAAGCGCCTCCTCGAACCACT comes from Chthoniobacterales bacterium and encodes:
- a CDS encoding NAD-dependent epimerase/dehydratase family protein yields the protein MSDTKRIVVIGSNSFSGASFVSHCLREGWEVVGTSRSVEAHTVFLPYRWQRTPEELSRFRFAQLDLNLHTKELLDAISEFGAPYVVNFAAQSMVAESWEHPDHWYQTNVVANVRLHDGLRKISGLKKYVHVSTPEVYGSCSGDVREDAPFNPSTPYAASRAACDLHLQTFIRQYGFPAVFTRAANVFGPSQQLYRIVPRTLLFLALGKKLQLHGGGHSVRSFIHIDDVSDGTLRAALSGDPGDVFHLSTKRTISIRDLVALMCDQAGVKFEDFAEIVADRPGKDSAYLLDATLARTKLGWQDRVSLEEGIADTKRWIDANLAALREQPMNYIHKA